In Kordiimonas sp. SCSIO 12610, the following are encoded in one genomic region:
- a CDS encoding prolyl oligopeptidase family serine peptidase, whose product MADGHGAEKGDSAQYFQSKDVFDLEVAADPRVSPDGKQVIYVRRSNDIMSDRTRSNIWIADADGKNHRPILSGQKNFSSPRWSPDGSRIAYISNVEGGTPQIYVRWMDTGQTALLTNIQSGAGNLAWSPDGKTIAFTMSVKSDEKPFRVKLPEKPKGAKWAPKFKYITKARYQADGRGFLDPAYTHIFTVPADGGTARQLTSGNYHHRGALSWAPDSSAIYFSANRSDNWEYEAREANIYRVDMTGAISEITKAKGFEGSPSVSPNGKLIAYTKMDDQKLAYRNRYLHVMNTDGGDDLNLSADIDNSLSNFKWDANKGIYYQQMVRGVTEVGYVTLSGKHRKVAGGLGSGSLGRPYTSGSYDVAGGTVAVTKGADDRPADVYAIRGKNERRLTALNEDLLGHKTLGKVHEVIYQSSIDGEEIQGWYLTPPNFDPSKKYPLILEIHGGPHLAYGPHFSAEMQRMAAAGYVVFYDNHRGSTGYGERFALLLQNKYSSKYDFADHMSGIDAVIAKGFVDPDQLYITGGSAGGIAAAYAVGLTDRFRAAVVAKPIINWLSKVLTADSGLGQIPFQFPGVPWENVDHYWERSPLSLVGNVTTPTMLMTGEEDKRTPISETEQFYQALKLRKIDTVMVRVPGSPHGIAGRPSRLIGKVENILAWFKKYE is encoded by the coding sequence ATGGCCGACGGGCATGGGGCTGAAAAGGGTGATAGCGCCCAATATTTCCAATCCAAGGATGTTTTTGATCTGGAGGTCGCGGCGGACCCTAGAGTTTCGCCTGACGGCAAGCAGGTTATTTATGTGCGGCGCTCCAACGATATTATGAGCGATCGGACGCGTTCCAACATCTGGATCGCGGATGCGGACGGTAAGAACCATCGGCCCATCCTCTCGGGCCAGAAAAATTTCTCCAGCCCGCGCTGGTCACCGGATGGATCGCGCATCGCTTATATTTCAAACGTGGAAGGCGGCACACCGCAGATTTATGTGCGCTGGATGGATACGGGGCAAACGGCCCTCTTGACCAACATTCAATCGGGTGCGGGAAACCTTGCGTGGTCGCCAGACGGGAAGACCATTGCCTTCACCATGAGCGTAAAATCGGACGAAAAGCCGTTCCGCGTGAAATTGCCTGAAAAGCCAAAGGGTGCAAAATGGGCCCCAAAATTTAAATATATCACCAAGGCCCGCTATCAGGCGGATGGGCGTGGCTTCCTAGACCCCGCATATACGCATATTTTCACCGTGCCAGCGGACGGTGGCACCGCACGGCAGTTAACCAGCGGTAATTATCATCACCGCGGCGCGCTATCGTGGGCGCCGGATAGTAGCGCCATTTATTTCTCTGCGAACCGCAGTGATAATTGGGAATATGAGGCGCGGGAAGCCAATATTTACCGCGTGGATATGACAGGCGCGATCAGCGAAATCACGAAGGCCAAGGGCTTTGAGGGTTCACCGAGTGTATCCCCGAACGGTAAGCTGATTGCCTATACGAAAATGGATGATCAAAAGCTTGCATACCGCAATCGCTATCTGCATGTGATGAACACAGACGGCGGCGATGATCTTAACCTGTCTGCTGATATTGATAATTCGCTATCGAATTTCAAATGGGACGCGAACAAGGGCATTTATTATCAGCAAATGGTGCGCGGCGTGACCGAGGTGGGGTATGTGACCCTGTCGGGCAAGCACCGTAAGGTTGCAGGTGGCCTTGGTTCCGGTTCGCTCGGGCGGCCCTACACAAGTGGTAGTTATGACGTTGCGGGCGGTACGGTTGCCGTTACCAAGGGGGCGGATGATCGCCCTGCGGATGTGTATGCGATCCGCGGCAAAAATGAGCGCCGCCTGACGGCGCTGAACGAAGACCTGTTGGGGCATAAAACCCTAGGTAAGGTGCATGAAGTTATCTATCAGTCGTCAATTGACGGCGAGGAGATTCAGGGCTGGTACCTGACACCGCCAAACTTTGACCCATCAAAGAAATATCCGCTTATTCTGGAAATCCATGGTGGCCCGCATTTGGCGTACGGCCCGCATTTCTCTGCGGAAATGCAGCGCATGGCAGCGGCGGGTTATGTGGTTTTCTATGATAATCACCGCGGTAGTACAGGCTACGGCGAGCGTTTTGCGCTGCTGTTGCAGAATAAATATTCATCCAAATATGATTTTGCCGATCATATGTCGGGGATTGATGCGGTGATTGCGAAGGGATTTGTTGACCCTGATCAGCTTTATATCACTGGTGGGTCCGCAGGTGGTATCGCTGCCGCCTATGCTGTTGGCCTGACGGATCGTTTCCGAGCTGCAGTGGTTGCAAAACCCATTATCAACTGGCTGTCGAAGGTGCTAACAGCGGATAGTGGCCTTGGTCAGATACCGTTCCAGTTCCCGGGCGTGCCGTGGGAAAATGTTGACCATTACTGGGAACGTTCGCCCTTATCGCTCGTTGGGAATGTAACAACACCGACCATGCTGATGACAGGTGAAGAGGACAAACGTACACCTATTTCGGAAACGGAACAATTTTATCAGGCGCTCAAGCTTCGTAAAATTGATACGGTGATGGTGCGCGTGCCCGGCAGCCCGCATGGTATCGCGGGGCGCCCTTCACGCCTGATTGGTAAGGTGGAAAACATCCTCGCCTGGTTCAAAAAATACGAATAA